Proteins from one Oryza sativa Japonica Group chromosome 12, ASM3414082v1 genomic window:
- the LOC112937422 gene encoding uncharacterized protein, producing MGQQRQAAADQAGRAAGGACVWAVAAALFLAVLAGGGCLVFYLALPPAEVPEWLPVAGLSLVALPWAFWIATCAYRLCCCCFSSSSAPEKANAAAAAAGHVERQPSSAAVAPLPSSTNLKSAVRSAMGSYSHSGTRRVHFGDSTVLGEKAAGAGGGEPAVVEEVEEEEEKECSSATSSHESEAPIAQSMHSS from the coding sequence ATGGGGCAGcagaggcaggcggcggcggatcaggccgggcgggcggcgggcggcgcgtgcgtgtgggcggtggcggcggcgctcttcctcgccgtgctcgccggcggcgggtgccTGGTGTTCTACctggcgctgccgccggcggaggTGCCGGAATGGCTGCCCGTCGCCGGCCTCTCGCTCGTCGCGCTCCCGTGGGCGTTCTGGATCGCCACGTGCGCGTACcggctctgctgctgctgcttctcgtcgtcgtcggcgccggagaaggcgaacgcggcggcggcggcggcggggcacgtggagcggcagccgtcgtcggcggcggtggcgccgctgcCGAGCAGCACGAACCTCAAGAGCGCGGTGAGGTCGGCCATGGGGTCTTACAGCCACAGCGGCACGCGGCGGGTGCACTTCGGGGACTCCACCGTGCTCGGCGAgaaggccgccggcgccggcggcggcgagcccgccgtggtggaggaggtggaggaggaggaggagaaggagtgctcgtcggcgacgtcgtCGCATGAGAGCGAGGCGCCGATCGCCCAATCCATGCACTCATCATGA